In the Ostrinia nubilalis chromosome 7, ilOstNubi1.1, whole genome shotgun sequence genome, one interval contains:
- the LOC135073075 gene encoding rab GDP dissociation inhibitor alpha encodes MDEEYDAIVLGTGLKECILSGMLSVSGKKILHIDRNKYYGGESASITPLEDLFAKFNAPPPDETYGRGRDWNVDLIPKFLMANGLLVKLLIHTGVTRYLEFKSVEGSYVYKGGKISKVPVDQKEALASDLMGMFEKRRFRNFLIYVQDFQEEDVKTWKDFDPSTANMQSLYDKFGLDRNTQDFTGHALALYLDDTYLQQPAIQTIRRIKLYSDSLARYGKSPYLYPMYGLGELPQGFARLSAIYGGTYMLDKPIDEIVLGEGGRVIGVRSGNEIAKCKQVYCDPSYVPDRVRKKGQVIRCICLLDHPISNTKDALSTQIIIPQKQVGRNSDIYVSLVSYTHQVAAKGWFIAMVSTTVETNDPESEIKPGLDVLGPIRQKFISVTDYYEPTDNGSQSQIFISESYDATTHFETTCLDVLKIYKRGTDEDFDFSKVKVELGEEEQ; translated from the coding sequence ATGGATGAAGAATACGACGCAATTGTTTTAGGCACTGGCCTTAAAGAATGCATTCTCAGTGGAATGCTGTCGGTGTCTGGGAAGAAGATATTGCACATTGATCGTAACAAGTACTACGGCGGAGAATCTGCGTCAATTACCCCGTTAGAAGACTTGTTCGCAAAGTTCAACGCACCCCCGCCGGATGAGACCTATGGCAGAGGCCGCGACTGGAACGTGGACTTGATCCCGAAGTTTTTGATGGCTAATGGTTTGTTGGTAAAACTTCTTATCCATACGGGCGTCACCCGTTATTTGGAATTCAAGTCGGTGGAGGGTAGCTATGTCTACAAAGGTGGAAAGATTTCCAAAGTGCCAGTGGATCAGAAGGAGGCTCTGGCATCCGACCTTATGGGAATGTTCGAAAAGAGGCGTTTCCGCAACTTCCTTATCTATGTGCAGGACTTTCAGGAGGAAGACGTCAAGACCTGGAAGGATTTCGACCCTAGCACAGCCAACATGCAGTCGTTGTACGACAAGTTCGGCCTTGATAGAAATACCCAAGATTTCACTGGCCATGCTTTAGCATTGTATCTTGATGACACCTATTTGCAGCAGCCTGCTATACAAACCATTCGTCGTATAAAACTATACTCCGATTCTCTTGCCCGATATGGAAAGTCTCCATACCTCTACCCAATGTATGGTTTAGGTGAACTTCCTCAAGGTTTTGCCCGACTGTCTGCTATCTATGGGGGCACCTACATGTTGGACAAGCCGATTGATGAGATTGTGCTTGGGGAAGGCGGTAGAGTGATTGGTGTTCGCTCAGGCAACGAGATAGCCAAGTGTAAGCAAGTCTACTGTGACCCCAGCTATGTCCCTGATAGAGTGCGTAAGAAGGGCCAAGTCATTCGTTGCATTTGCTTACTAGATCATCCAATTTCCAATACCAAGGATGCTTTGTCCACTCAGATCATCATTCCGCAGAAGCAGGTTGGAAGAAACTCTGACATCTATGTGTCCCTGGTGTCCTACACACACCAGGTGGCTGCTAAGGGATGGTTCATTGCAATGGTTTCCACCACCGTTGAGACAAATGACCCTGAGAGTGAGATCAAGCCTGGCTTGGACGTCTTGGGGCCCATAAGGCAGAAGTTTATCTCGGTCACAGATTACTATGAGCCCACTGATAATGGAAGCCAGAGCCAGATATTCATATCTGAGTCGTACGATGCTACAACTCATTTCGAGACCACTTGCCTAGATGTGCTTAAGATCTACAAGCGCGGCACCGATGAAGATTTTGATTTCTCCAAAGTGAAAGTAGAGTTGGGTGAAGAGGAGCAGTGA